In one Vitis riparia cultivar Riparia Gloire de Montpellier isolate 1030 unplaced genomic scaffold, EGFV_Vit.rip_1.0 scaffold613_pilon_pilon, whole genome shotgun sequence genomic region, the following are encoded:
- the LOC117910119 gene encoding LRR receptor-like serine/threonine-protein kinase GSO1, with protein sequence MIAGSFSEFLEEIKNCSSEGPLPELGYLDLSSNQLVGRLPERLSQLEKLTYLDLSYNKLQGPIPASFGTFKNLNKMRLGWNELNGSLPVSFGQLSELVVLEVYENRLTGILSEEHFSKLSKLKMLLIGGNSGLVLNVSSTWVPPFQIAYLIMASCNLGPSFPTWLRSQKEVSWLDLSNASISGSIPKWFWNISFNLQYLSLSHNQLQGQLPNSLKFHSGAYIESEIDFSYNLFEGPIPFSIKGVYLLDLSHNKFSGPIPLSRGESMLDLNCLFLLENQITGTIPDSIGHITSLQVIDFSRNNLTGSIPYTIGNCSSLIVLDLGNNNLSGMIPKSLGQLQWLESLHLNDNKLSGELFSSFQNLSMLELLDLSYNQLSGKVPSWIGIAFINLVILNLRSNVFFGRLPSQLSNLSSLHVLDLAQNNLMGEIPVTLVELKAMVPEYNKNIYRLYDNVSNSWYEERLVVIMKGQSLEYTRTLSMVVSIDLSDNNLSGELPQEITKLFGLMVLNLSGNHIGGQIPESISMLHQLLSLDLSRNKLSGSIPYTIGNCSSLIVLNLGNNNLFGTIPDSIGHITSLRVIDFSRNNLTGSIPSTINNCSSLIVLDLGNNNLSGMLPKSLGQLQWLESLHLNDNKLSGELPLSFQNLSRLELLDLSYNQLSGKVPSWIGTAFINLVILNLRSNVFFGRLPSQLSNLSSLHVLDLAQNNLMGEIPVTLFELKAMVPKYNKNIYPLCDNVSNSQYEERLVVIMKGQSLEYTRTLSLVVGINLSDNNLSGELPQEITKLFGLLVLNLSGNHISGQIPESISMLHQLLSLDLSRNKLSGSIPSSM encoded by the coding sequence ATGATTGCAGGAAGTTTCTCTGAGTTTCTCGAAGAGATCAAAAACTGCAGTTCTGAAGGTCCTTTACCAGAACTGGGGTATTTGGACTTGTCCTCGAATCAATTAGTGGGCCGATTGCCAGAACGGTTGAGTCAGCTGGAAAAACTTACATATCTGGATCTATCCTACAACAAGCTTCAAGGCCCTATCCCTGCTTCTTTTGGGACATTCAAAAATCTGAATAAGATGCGGCTTGGATGGAATGAACTGAATGGGAGTCTCCCAGTTAGTTTTGGACAACTTTCTGAATTGGTTGTATTGGAAGTTTATGAGAATCGTTTGACTGGAATTCTTTCTGAAGAACATTTTTCAAAGTTGAGTAAGCTGAAGATGTTGTTGATAGGCGGAAATTCAGGTCTCGTTTTGAATGTTAGTTCCACCTGGGTCCCCCCATTCCAAATCGCTTATCTGATTATGGCTTCATGCAATTTAGGCCCTTCATTCCCGACTTGGCTTAGGTCTCAAAAGGAGGTCTCCTGGCTGGATTTGTCAAATGCTAGCATCTCAGGTTCCATACCCAAGTGGTTTTGGAATATTTCTTTCAATCTGCAGTACTTAAGCCTTTCTCACAATCAGTTACAAGGTCAGCTaccaaattcattaaaatttcattctGGTGCATATATTGAATCAGAGATTGATTTCAGTTACAACCTCTTTGAGGGACCTATTCCTTTTTCAATCAAAGGGGTTTATTTACTAGATCTCTCACACAATAAATTTTCTGGCCCTATCCCACTGAGCAGAGGTGAATCTATGTTAGACTTGAATTGCCTTTTCCTTTTGGAAAATCAAATAACAGGGACCATCCCAGATTCCATAGGACACATCACCTCTCTTCAAGTCATTGATTTTTCAAGGAATAATTTGACTGGAAGCATTCCTTATACCATAGGTAATTGCTCTAGCCTAATTGTTCTTGACCTTGGAAATAACAATTTATCTGGGATGATACCAAAGTCCTTGGGCCAGTTACAATGGCTCGAATCATTGCATCTGAACGATAACAAGCTTTCAGGAGAGCTCTTCTCgtctttccaaaatttatcaATGTTAGAACTCCTTGATCTCAGTTATAACCAGTTATCGGGTAAGGTTCCTTCATGGATTGGAATTGCTTTCATAAATCTTGTAATACTCAACTTGaggtcaaatgtattttttggaaGACTTCCCTCCCAGCTTTCAAATTTAAGCTCCCTGCATGTCTTAGACCTTGCACAAAACAATCTGATGGGTGAAATTCCAGTCACTTTGGTTGAGCTTAAAGCCATGGTTCCGGAGTATAACAAGAATATATATCGTTTGTATGACAATGTGAGCAACTCTTGGTATGAAGAACGATTGGTGGTGATTATGAAAGGCCAAAGTCTTGAATACACCAGGACTCTTTCTATGGTTGTAAGCATAGACCTATCCGACAATAATTTAAGTGGAGAGCTTCCCcaagaaataacaaaattgtTTGGTTTGATGGTTTTGAACTTGTCTGGGAATCACATCGGTGGCCAAATTCCTGAAAGCATTTCAATGTTGCACCAGTTATTATCTCTTGATTTGTCAAGGAATAAGCTTTCCGGCAGCATTCCTTATACCATAGGTAATTGCTCTAGCCTAATTGTTCTAAACCTTGGAAATAACAATTTATTTGGGACCATCCCAGATTCCATAGGACACATCACCTCTCTTCGAGTCATTGATTTTTCAAGGAATAATTTGACTGGAAGCATTCCTTCTACCATAAATAATTGCTCTAGCCTAATTGTTCTAGACCTTGGAAATAACAATTTATCTGGGATGCTACCAAAGTCGTTGGGCCAGTTACAATGGCTCGAATCATTGCATCTAAACGACAACAAGCTTTCAGGAGAGCTCCccttatctttccaaaatttatcaAGATTGGAACTCCTTGATCTCAGTTATAACCAATTATCGGGTAAGGTTCCTTCATGGATTGGAACTGCTTTCATAAATCTCGTAATACTCAACTTGaggtcaaatgtattttttggaaGACTTCCCTCCCAGCTTTCAAATTTAAGCTCCCTACATGTCTTAGACCTTGCACAAAACAATCTGATGGGTGAAATTCCAGTCACTTTGTTTGAGCTTAAAGCCATGGTTCCGAAGTATAACAAGAATATATATCCTTTGTGTGACAATGTGAGCAACTCTCAGTATGAAGAACGATTGGTGGTGATTATGAAAGGTCAAAGTCTTGAATACACCAGGACTCTTTCTCTGGTTGTAGGCATAAACCTATCCGACAATAATTTAAGTGGAGAGCTTCCCcaagaaataacaaaattgtTTGGTTTGCTGGTTTTGAACTTGTCTGGGAATCACATCAGTGGCCAAATTCCTGAAAGCATTTCAATGTTGCACCAGTTATTATCTCTTGATTTGTCAAGGAATAAGCTTTCCGGCAGCATTCCTTCAAGCATG